From a single Arachis hypogaea cultivar Tifrunner chromosome 3, arahy.Tifrunner.gnm2.J5K5, whole genome shotgun sequence genomic region:
- the LOC140183302 gene encoding uncharacterized protein, with protein MDVVPGPGDQGRGAGAEGAASVASLRGWRRSPRQHTEQHTRTRPFVGTGGDSAIIMQELRHRVQNLERQLADQERDGRTTDPSYTPSPESQERDSHRSRLRRTSASRTEAESTREESPIPIRRNDTIIYSRGRETRRTARDREDGEGRSRRTRQPVIMGVTPFHRSILEVWLPKHFDKPTDMRYDGTQDPLEHLTAFEARMNLEGVGDEVRCRAFPVTLAGPAIRWFNGLPQGSIYGFSDISHAFLAQFTTRIAKAKHPINLLGIIQRQGEPTRKYLDRFNNECLEIDGLTDSVASLCLTNGLLNKNFRKHLTTKPVWKMHEIQTVAKKYINDEEVSRVVAANKRQSGYSQPRQQGNGERLKEQTREEAPSKAPRPFPRVGKFTNYTPLTLPIVEVYQQIAEKGILLKPRPLKDRTGGNKNLYCDYHKGYGHQTQDCFNLKDALEQAIREGKLAAFSHLIREPRRRYRDQDEEGKTRSAKRRQEPEDRDHDLTVINVVTAKNAVPRSRSAHKKDAKVLAVSSSLVRNSKKPPSISFGPEDQWFDDTPKNPHMVITARVGTDLVKRILVDTGADSNIIFRNVFDALGLRDADLMTHQHGVIGLGDHFIKPDGVISLPISVGQTQGRRSAMAEFVILRDSTSYNIILGRKTINDVEAIINTKLLVMKFVTDDGSIGSIRGDLETAVACDNASLSRRKKSKEASGVFLADLDARVDDKPRPEPEGDLEKFMIGDTEEKFTFINKNLPHELKEPLIEMIRANRDLFAWTPADMPGIDPKIMSHHLAVKPEARPIAQRRRKMSTERTEEVARQTASLLEAGFIREVDYSTWFSNVVLVKKHNGKWRMCVDYSDLNKACPKDCFPLPNIDALVDAAAGYRYLSFMDAYSGATYQRLMNRIFHDLIGKTVEVYVDDILAKTTRPDDLLNDLANVFASLRQHGMRLNPLKCAFAVEAGKFLGFMITQRGVEANPEKCQAILQMKSPGCIKDVQRLAGRLTSLSQFLGASATKALPFFNLMKKGIAFEWTPACEEAFRHFKEILAAPPVLGKPKDGEPLYLYLAITGEALAAVLVREEERAQQPVYFVSRALQGAELRYSKLEKLALALLTSSRRLKQYFQGYQVVVRTDQGIRQVLQKPDLARRMMTWSIELSQYDIRYEPRQAIKAQAMADFLVEVTGDPTGETSTRWKLHVDGASNQTSGGAGIILESPVGVVYEQSIRFEFPISNNQAEYEALIGGLTLAAEVGATRLEICSDSQVVTSQVNGSYQAKDSLLQKYLEKVKNLSQKFEEVTVHHMPRERNTRADLLSKLASTKPGEGNRSLIQGMTREPAVTLHLARLGSSWLDPITSFLENGKLPDDEKDAVKLRRETAKYAVIQGQLFKKGFNQPLLKCLHPDQTDYVLREVHEGCCGHHIGGKALARKLIRAGYYWPSMMADSKEFIKKMCQVSRERQFPQGAGLRVKPVNVLPTILAMGSRSLGAIPSRSRASQSSTKETPFRLTYGLDAVIPVEIGEPSPRLLLKGVEEAVEKDLIDEAREMAHLTETALKQRMALRYNTKVLKREFEPNDLVLRRNDISPPTQEQASWRQTGKAPIE; from the exons ATGGACGTTGTGCCGGGTCCCGGAGACCAAGGCCGAGGAGCCGGAGCGGAAGGGGCGGCCTCTGTCGCCTCACTAAGAGGATGGCGAAGGTCCCCCCGACAACACACTGAGCAGCACACGAGGACGCGACCCTTCGTGGGAACGGGCGGAGACAGCGCCATAATAATGCAGGAGCTACGTCACAGGGTCCAGAATCTGGAGCGACAACTGGCCGACCAAGAGCGTGACGGACGAACCACCGATCCCAGCTACACCCCATCTCCTGAAAGCCAAGAGAGAGACTCCCACCGAAGCCGTCTGCGACGCACCTCCGCATCCCGAACGGAAGCGGAGAGCACCCGTGAAGAGTCCCCGATCCCGATAAGACGAAATGACACGATCATCTACTCCCGAGGCAGGGAAACGCGCCGCACGGCACGAGATCGCGAAGACGGGGAAGGGAGGTCCAGGAGGACACGACAACCTGTGATAATGGGCGTCACCCCATTCCACCGATCCATCCTCGAAGTCTGGTtgccgaaacacttcgacaaaccaacggacatgaggtacgatggaacTCAAGACCCTCTAGAACACCTCACGGCCTTCGAAGCAAGGATGAATCTAGAGGGAGTAGGGGACGAGGTGAGGTGCCgagccttcccggtaaccctagCGGGACCCGCGATCAGGTGGTTTAACGGCCTCCCGCAGGGATCCATCTACGGTTTCTCGGACATCAGTCATGCATTCCTGGCCCAGTTTACAACACGAATAGCAAAGGCAAAGCACCCGATCAACCTTCTGGGGATAATCCAGAGACAGGGAGAGCCGACCAGAAAGTACCTGGATCGGTTCAACAACGAATGCTTGGAAATCGACGGCCTAACCGATTCGGTGGCCAGCCTTTGCCTGACGAACGGCCTCCTCAACAAGAACTTTCGAAAACACCTTACCACGAAACCAGTTTGGAAGATGCACGAGATCCAAACGGTAGCCAAAAAGTATATAaacgacgaggaagtcagccgagtcgtggctgccaataaacggcagtCCGGCTACAGCCAACCTCGGCAACAAGGTAACGGAGAAAGATTAAAGGAACAAACCAGGGAAGAGGCGCCAAGCAAGGCACCAAGGCCGTTCCCCCGGGTCGGGAAATTCACCAACTACACTCCGCTCACTCTTCCCATCGTGGAAGTTTATCAACAAATAGCCGAGAAAGGAATCCTGCTGAAGCCCCGACCACTCAAGGACCGCacgggaggaaacaagaacctctatTGTGACTACCACAAAGGCTACGGCCACCAAACACAGGACTGCTTTAACCTGAAGGATGCACTAGAACAAGCGATAAGGGAAGGTAAGCTAGCAGCATTCTCCCATCTTATCAGGGAGCCGAGGAGGCGTTATCGCGACCAAGACGAAGAAGGCAAAACCCGTTCGGCAAAGCGGCGACAAGAGCCAGAAGACAGAGATCACGACCTCACTGTGATAAACGTGGTGACGGCCAAAAACGCCGTGCCAAGATCCCGATCGGCGCACAAGAAAGATGCTAAGGTCTTGGCGGTCTCCTCCTCGTTGGTGCGAAACTCTAAGAAGCCTCCATCCATTTCTTTCGGCCCAGaagaccaatggttcgacgaCACCCCGAAAAACCCACACATGGTCATTacggccagagtgggaaccgATCTCGTCAAACGCATCCTTGTCGACACAGGGGCCGACTCGAACATCATATTCCGCAATGTATTTGATGCACTAGGACTAAGGGACGCCGATCTGATGACTCACCAGCACGGGGTCATTGGAttgggcgaccacttcatcaaaccGGATGGAGTAATATCCCTGCCGATCTCGGTGGGACAGACTCAAGGCCGAAGATCGGCGATGGCCGAGTTCGTGATCCTCCGAGATTCCACCTCCTATAATATCATCTTGGGAAGGAAGACGATTAACGATGTTGAAGCGATAATCAACACGAAGCTGCTAGTCATGAAGTTCGTTACCGATGACGGATCTATAGGGTCCATAAGAGGAGACCTTGAgacggcagtcgcttgcgacaatGCCAGCCTCTCTCGTAGGAAGAAATCCAAAGAGGCGTCCGGCGTGTTCCTAGCCGACCTGGATGCCAGAGTAGACGACAAACCCAGACCGGAACCAGAAGGGGACCTGGAAAAATTCATGATCGGTGACACAGAGGAAAAATTCACGTTCATCAACAAGAACCTCCCGCATGAGTTGAAGGAGCCCTTGATCGAAATGATAAGGGCTAATAGGGATTTGTTCGCCTGGACAccggccgacatgccgggcatagacccaaaAATTATGTCGCACCATCTGGCCGTCAAGCCGGAAGCACGCCCGATAGCCCAACGGAGGAGAAAGATGTCGACGGAGAGGacagaggaggtggccaggcagacggccagcctcctagaagcaggTTTTATACGAGAAGTAGACTACTCGACGTGGTTCTCGAATGTAGTTCTAGTGAAAAAGCACAACggcaagtggagaatgtgcgtagactactcTGACCTTAACAAAGCATGCCCTAAGGATTGCTTCCCCCTCCCAAACATAGACGCACTCGTCGATGCTGCGGCGGGCTACCGTTATctaagcttcatggatgcctactccg GGGCAACATACCAAAGGTTAATGAACAGGATATTCCACGACCTCATAGGCAAGACAGttgaagtctatgtggacgacatcctCGCGAAAACAACGCGACCCGACGACCTCTTGAATGATCTGGCAAATGTATTCGCGTCTCTCCGACAACATGGCATGAGGCTGAATCCCCTCAAATGTGCCTTCGCTGTGGAAGCTGGAAAATTCCTGGGATTCATGATAACTCAGAGAGGGGTAGAAGCCAACCCGgagaaatgccaagcgatactacagatgaagagcccgggttgtATCAAGGACGTCCAAAGGTTGGCAGGGCGGCTGACCTCATTATCCCAGTTTCTCGGTGCATCGGCAACAAAGGCCTTACCGTTCTTTAACCTCATGAAGAAAGGGATAGCGTTCGAGTGGACACCCGCATGCGAAGAAGCCTTTCGGCACTTCAAGGAAATTCTGGCGGCACCCCCGGTTCTCGGGAAGCCGAAGGACGGGGAGCCATTATACCTGTACCTCGCCATAACAGGAGAAGCCCTGGCCGCAGTTTTGGTGCGAGAAGAAGAGAGGGCTCAACAACCAGTCTATTTCGTAAGCAGAGCCCTGCAAGGGGCAGAATTAAGGTACAGCAAATTGGAAAAGCTAGCTCTAGCACTCTTGACCTCCTCACGGAGGTTAAAGCAATACTTCCAAGGTTACCAAGTTGTCGTAAGAACGGACCAGGGAATCCGGCAAGTACTTCAAAAACCTGACTTGGCGAGAAGGATGATGACTTGGTCCATTGAACTTTCCCAATACGACATACGATACGAGCCCCGGCAAGCCATCAAGGCGCAAGCGATGGCAGATTTTCTAGTAGAAGTAACGGGGGATCCGACCGGAGAAACgagcacacggtggaagctccacgtggacggagcctccaaccagacgtCTGGGGGCGCCGGGATCATCCTGGAAAGCCCGGTTGGAGTCGTATACGAGCAGTCGATTAGGTTCGAATTCCCCATTtcgaacaaccaggcagaatacgaagctcTTATAGGGGGCTTAACCCTAGCAGCGGAAGTCGGAGCAACAAGGTTGGAAATATGCAGTGATTCCCAGGTCGTCACCTCCCAGGTAAAcgggagctatcaagccaaagacTCGTTATTACAAAAGTACTTGGAAAAAGTCAAGAACTTAAGCCAAAAATTTGAGGAGGTCACAGTCCACCACATgccaagagaaaggaacacacgggcagacctcctatcAAAACTGGCCAGCACCAAACCGGGAGAAGGCAACCGGTCTCTCATCCAAGGTATGACGAGGGAACCGGCGGTCACCTTGCATTTGGCAAGGCTGGGCTCTTCAtggctagaccccatcaccagCTTCTTAGAAAATGGCAAACTCCCTGACGATGAAAAGGACGCCGTGAAACTGAGAAGGGAAACAGCTAAATATGCAGTCATTCAAGGACAGCTATTCAAGAAAGGGTTCAACCAGCCCCTACTGAAGTGCTTacaccccgaccaaacggactacgtccTCAGGGAAGTCCATGAAGGCTGCTGCGGACACCACATAGGAGGTAAAGCCCTAGCAAGAAAACTAATTCGAGCCGGATACTATTGGCCGTCAATGATGGCAGACTCCAAGGAGTTCATCAAAAAAATGTGTCAAGTGTCAAGAGAACGCCAATTTCCACAGGGCGCCGGCCTCCGAGTTAAGCCTGTTAACGTCCTCCCGACCATTCTCGCAATGGGGAGTCGATCTCTTGGGGCCATTCCCAGTCGGTCCCGGGCAAGTCAA TCCTCCACCAAGGAAACTCCTTTCCGACTAACATACGGATTAGACGCGGTGATACCCGTGGAAATTGGGGAACCGAGCCCCCGGCTACTTTTGAAAGGAGTAGAGGAAGCCGTGGAGAAAGACCTAATAGACGAAGCCAGAGAAATGGCCCATTTGACGGAGACGGCGCTGAAACAAAGAATGGCCCTacgctacaacaccaaagtgctcaaAAGGGAATTCGAGCCGAACGATCTCGTCCTAAGGCGTAACGACATCAGTCCACCGACCCAGGAGCAGGCAAGctggcggcaaactgggaaggcccctatagaATAA
- the LOC112789723 gene encoding transcription factor MYB14, giving the protein MVRTPSCDKSGLRKGTWTPEEDRKLIAYVTRYGSWNWRQLPKFAGLARCGKSCRLRWMNYLRPNLKRGNFNQEEEACIIKLHSKLGNRWSAIAAELPGRTDNEIKNHWHTTLKKRFQTNEEESETATKSKPKETTQISAESNTTTTTTTSPLSPLSSSSEFSSITSWDQSHNNNNNKNNLVLEDDDFAFLDGSFWTEPYLAEILHEQETVVTVPSSTSNVFDPCEISVANENEELELSSNNSTSSLFDLEKEFGSFLIEPTMMESFWTQPCVSESDDVSHIPFMPPSSEYFTTLCGSDPWSTPSTTHLYDQHLSLFH; this is encoded by the exons ATGGTTAGAACACCTTCTTGTGACAAGAGTGGATTGAGGAAAGGTACTTGGACTCCTGAGGAAGATAGGAAGTTAATTGCCTATGTTACTAGGTATGGTAGCTGGAATTGGCGCCAATTGCCTAAGTTTGCAG GACTGGCTAGGTGTGGGAAAAGTTGTAGATTGAGGTGGATGAATTACCTAAGGCCTAATCTCAAAAGAGGGAACTTCAATCAAGAGGAAGAAGCTTGCATAATCAAATTGCATTCTAAACTtggaaatag ATGGTCTGCCATTGCTGCGGAACTACCTGGAAGAACTGATAACGAAATCAAGAACCATTGGCACACCACACTCAAGAAGCGCTTCCAAACCAATGAAGAAGAATCCGAAACCGCCACCAAATCCAAACCCAAAGAAACTACTCAGATCTCAGCAGAGAGCaacactactactactactactacttcaCCATTATCACCATTGTCATCTTCAAGTGAATTTTCCTCCATAACTTCCTGGGATCAAagtcacaataataataataataagaacaatCTGGTTCTTGAAGACGACGATTTCGCTTTTCTGGATGGAAGTTTCTGGACAGAACCATATCTTGCTGAAATCTTGCATGAACAAGAAACAGTAGTAACAGTGCCTAGTAGTACTAGCAATGTGTTTGATCCTTGTGAAATCTCAGTGGCCAATGAAAATGAAGAGTTGGAATTATCATCCAACAACAGTACGTCAAGTTTGTTTGATCTGGAGAAAGAGTTTGGGAGCTTCTTGATTGAACCAACAATGATGGAAAGTTTTTGGACCCAGCCATGTGTGTCTGAATCTGATGACGTGTCCCACATTCCTTTTATGCCTCCATCATCTGAATACTTTACAACGCTGTGTGGGTCAGATCCTTGGAGCACTCCAAGTACTACTCATTTGTATGATCAACATCTTAGCTTATTCCATTGA